In Lactobacillus sp. PV012, one genomic interval encodes:
- a CDS encoding class II fumarate hydratase, translating into MVENNYRIESDTLGPVKIPKDALWGPQTQRSKNNFHAGALMPIAIIRALLHIKKAAALANMKMGKQTAQKGQAIVDAINQLLSLDDEKLRVDFPLHIYQTGSGTQTNMNVNEVVANLANKNNPGLDILPNDDVNMGQSSNDTFPTAMNLVAVGAVDTLKKSISHLVDELLIKEKEYWTTVKVGRTHLQDAVPLTFGQEISGYISALNHGLDYLKKLEPTLDELPIGGTAVGTGLNAADGMAESIAETLSKEYGHRFKVETNKFFGLANHSGLDVVHGAIKTIAADLFKIAQDIRFLGSGPRAGLGELELPANEPGSSIMPGKVNPTQAEAVTMAAVRVFGNDTTITVAASQGNFEMNVYKPVMIAAFLESAEILSETTVAFADKMIYGMKINKKQMQKDIDNSLMTVTALSPHIGYHAAAEIAQLADKEGLTLRQAALKSGKVTESQYDKWIDPLQMTKATQTKPIND; encoded by the coding sequence ATGGTAGAAAATAATTATCGTATTGAAAGTGATACATTAGGACCAGTTAAAATTCCTAAGGATGCACTTTGGGGTCCGCAAACTCAACGTAGTAAAAATAATTTCCATGCAGGCGCTTTAATGCCAATAGCAATTATTCGTGCACTACTTCACATAAAAAAAGCAGCAGCCTTAGCTAATATGAAGATGGGCAAGCAAACTGCTCAAAAAGGTCAAGCGATTGTAGATGCTATTAATCAATTATTAAGTTTAGATGATGAAAAGTTACGGGTAGATTTTCCTCTTCATATTTATCAAACGGGTTCAGGCACACAAACTAACATGAATGTTAATGAAGTTGTTGCTAATTTAGCAAATAAAAATAATCCTGGACTTGATATTTTACCTAATGATGATGTAAATATGGGTCAATCTTCAAATGATACTTTCCCAACCGCAATGAACTTAGTAGCAGTTGGTGCAGTAGATACCTTAAAAAAGTCAATTTCACACTTAGTAGATGAATTGTTAATTAAAGAAAAAGAGTATTGGACAACAGTTAAAGTAGGTCGTACTCACTTGCAAGATGCAGTGCCTTTAACTTTTGGTCAAGAAATTTCAGGATATATTTCTGCTTTAAATCATGGATTAGATTATCTTAAGAAGTTAGAACCAACTTTAGATGAATTACCAATTGGAGGCACTGCTGTTGGAACAGGCTTAAACGCAGCTGACGGTATGGCAGAAAGCATAGCTGAAACTTTGTCTAAAGAATATGGACATAGATTTAAAGTAGAAACTAATAAATTTTTTGGACTTGCCAACCATTCTGGTTTAGATGTTGTCCATGGAGCAATTAAGACAATTGCTGCTGATCTATTTAAAATTGCACAAGATATTCGTTTCTTAGGTTCAGGCCCAAGAGCTGGTTTAGGAGAATTGGAACTACCAGCAAACGAGCCAGGTTCATCTATTATGCCAGGTAAGGTTAATCCAACTCAAGCAGAGGCAGTGACCATGGCTGCTGTAAGAGTATTTGGAAATGATACTACAATAACTGTTGCTGCGTCACAAGGTAATTTTGAAATGAATGTCTATAAACCAGTAATGATTGCTGCCTTTTTGGAATCAGCAGAAATTTTATCAGAAACTACTGTAGCTTTTGCTGACAAAATGATCTATGGAATGAAGATTAACAAAAAGCAAATGCAAAAAGACATTGATAATTCGTTAATGACAGTGACTGCTTTATCTCCCCATATTGGTTATCATGCTGCTGCAGAAATTGCCCAACTTGCTGATAAGGAAGGATTGACTTTACGTCAAGCGGCGTTAAAGAGTGGAAAAGTTACTGAAAGTCAATATGATAAGTGGATTGATCCCTTACAAATGACTAAGGCTACGCAAACAAAGCCAATTAATGATTAA
- a CDS encoding flavocytochrome c, whose product MEKFIFTPQELKDSQDNYDVVIIGSGGTGLAAAIQAHQYGLKPVILEKNEKLGGNTTKASSGMNAAETVVQSRLGVNDSIETFYQETLKAGGFMNDRQMLRFFVDHAPLAISWLADLGIHVDDLTIAGGMSKRRTHRPTTMAPIGAFLVTGLLKEAAKRNIPIINKAKVTKLLQDDQGKVFGVEVNGEKEITSQAVLLATGGFGASKDLMAKYRPDLKDYATTNQAGATGDGLKLADKIGAQLEQLELVQVHPTVQQDTERAYLIGEAVRGEGAILVDQAGKRFVNELATRKLVSEAINQTATKHAYLIFDQGVRERVRAIEFYDSIGLVKKGDTLAKLAQEINVDQETLKQTVAKWNQAVVSKNDNEFHRTTGMERELDKGPFFAIHIAPAIHYTMGGIHVDEHTRVYDTNGNLIPGLYAAGEVAGGLHGNNRIGGNSIAETIVFGREAGKQIAQTIQAK is encoded by the coding sequence ATGGAAAAGTTTATTTTTACACCTCAAGAGCTTAAAGATAGTCAAGATAATTATGATGTAGTAATTATTGGCTCTGGTGGTACTGGCCTTGCTGCTGCAATTCAAGCTCATCAATATGGTTTAAAGCCAGTAATTTTAGAAAAAAATGAAAAATTAGGTGGTAATACTACTAAGGCAAGTTCAGGGATGAATGCTGCAGAAACAGTAGTGCAGTCGCGTTTAGGAGTTAATGACTCAATTGAAACTTTTTATCAAGAAACTTTAAAAGCCGGTGGGTTTATGAATGATCGTCAAATGTTACGCTTTTTTGTTGATCATGCACCTTTAGCAATTTCTTGGCTAGCAGATTTGGGTATTCATGTTGATGATTTGACAATTGCTGGTGGAATGAGTAAAAGACGTACTCACCGTCCAACTACCATGGCACCAATTGGCGCATTTTTAGTAACTGGCCTTTTAAAGGAAGCTGCTAAGAGAAATATTCCGATTATTAATAAAGCAAAAGTAACAAAACTATTGCAAGATGATCAAGGTAAAGTTTTTGGGGTGGAAGTAAACGGAGAAAAAGAAATTACTAGTCAAGCAGTTTTACTTGCAACAGGTGGTTTTGGAGCTTCTAAAGACTTAATGGCCAAATATCGTCCTGATCTTAAGGATTATGCTACAACTAATCAAGCAGGAGCAACTGGCGACGGTTTGAAATTAGCAGATAAAATTGGTGCGCAACTTGAGCAATTAGAATTGGTGCAAGTTCATCCAACAGTCCAACAAGATACTGAGCGCGCATATTTAATTGGGGAAGCTGTCCGTGGTGAAGGCGCAATTTTGGTTGATCAAGCAGGAAAAAGATTTGTTAATGAATTAGCTACACGCAAGCTTGTTTCTGAAGCAATTAATCAGACTGCTACTAAACACGCTTATTTGATTTTTGATCAAGGAGTTCGGGAGCGTGTAAGAGCAATTGAATTTTATGATTCAATTGGCTTGGTCAAAAAGGGTGATACTTTAGCGAAGTTAGCCCAAGAAATTAATGTCGATCAAGAGACTTTGAAGCAAACAGTGGCAAAATGGAATCAAGCGGTTGTATCTAAAAATGATAATGAATTTCACCGTACTACTGGAATGGAACGTGAGCTTGATAAAGGACCATTTTTTGCTATTCATATTGCTCCAGCTATTCACTATACGATGGGTGGTATTCATGTAGATGAACATACACGCGTTTATGATACTAATGGTAATTTAATTCCAGGTCTTTATGCTGCAGGAGAGGTAGCAGGAGGACTACATGGTAATAATCGTATTGGTGGTAATTCAATTGCTGAAACTATAGTTTTTGGTCGAGAAGCTGGAAAGCAGATTGCCCAAACTATTCAAGCTAAATAA
- a CDS encoding threonine/serine ThrE exporter family protein, with product MTKKEDEQRKRLKPQERLSHHHHMRIRWKEFFTSDNQTAAKDATLSERAVIVGHIGMMFLSYGTGAWRVRTAMNTVARKLNMTCSADIGLVSLEYTCVDRDGKSYTQALSLPSTGVNTTKLHYMSKFVYEFENDDGNWTIGEIHQRLTKISRMKAQYTPWQVGLAAALACGGFTFLLGGGIVEVICAFLGAGVGNYVRRKMIDRRLTIVANIIVAVTVASCVYVGAFYLLRLFIPLSKHLLDGYIGAMLFVIPGFPFITSGLDMSKLDMRSGLERMAYALMIILIATSVGWGVAMILNVHPQDFLPLNLGAVTLTILRLIASFCGVFGFSIMFNSKIQMATAAGLIGAIANTLRLSLVQWINMPAAAAAFIGAFIAGMLASFIHQKIGYPRIAITIPSIVIMVPGLYMYRAMFNFGFISINIGARWAMQAIMIIFCLPLGLIVARILTDKHWRHAG from the coding sequence ATGACAAAAAAAGAAGATGAGCAGCGAAAGCGATTAAAACCACAGGAAAGGTTGTCCCATCACCATCATATGAGAATTCGCTGGAAAGAATTTTTTACTAGTGATAACCAGACAGCTGCAAAGGATGCAACTTTATCTGAACGCGCAGTAATTGTTGGTCATATTGGAATGATGTTTTTATCTTATGGAACTGGTGCTTGGCGTGTTAGAACTGCAATGAATACAGTAGCTAGAAAGCTGAATATGACTTGTAGTGCGGATATTGGTTTAGTGTCTTTAGAGTATACTTGTGTTGATAGAGATGGAAAGAGCTATACCCAAGCCTTAAGTTTACCTTCAACAGGTGTTAACACCACAAAACTTCACTATATGTCGAAGTTTGTGTATGAATTTGAAAACGATGATGGCAATTGGACAATTGGTGAGATTCATCAGCGATTAACTAAAATTTCTCGAATGAAAGCTCAATATACTCCTTGGCAAGTAGGATTGGCAGCTGCTCTAGCTTGTGGAGGATTTACCTTTCTTTTAGGCGGAGGAATAGTTGAAGTAATTTGTGCATTTTTAGGCGCTGGAGTTGGAAATTATGTTCGACGAAAGATGATTGACCGTCGCTTAACGATTGTGGCAAATATTATTGTAGCTGTTACTGTTGCTTCCTGTGTGTATGTAGGAGCATTTTATCTACTTCGTCTTTTTATTCCTTTAAGTAAACACTTACTTGATGGTTATATTGGAGCGATGCTATTTGTGATTCCAGGCTTTCCTTTTATTACTTCGGGACTTGATATGTCCAAATTAGATATGCGGTCTGGTTTAGAGAGAATGGCATATGCATTAATGATTATTTTAATTGCAACTAGTGTAGGTTGGGGTGTAGCGATGATTTTAAATGTACACCCACAAGATTTTTTACCTCTTAATTTAGGAGCAGTAACTTTAACTATCTTACGTTTGATTGCTAGCTTTTGTGGAGTTTTTGGCTTTTCAATTATGTTTAATTCAAAAATTCAAATGGCGACAGCTGCTGGGCTAATTGGAGCAATTGCTAATACACTACGTTTGAGTTTAGTACAATGGATAAATATGCCGGCAGCTGCTGCAGCATTTATTGGAGCTTTTATCGCAGGGATGCTAGCATCCTTCATTCATCAAAAAATAGGCTATCCAAGAATTGCAATTACTATCCCTTCAATTGTGATTATGGTGCCAGGGCTTTATATGTATCGTGCAATGTTTAATTTTGGATTTATTTCAATTAATATTGGTGCACGGTGGGCAATGCAAGCAATAATGATTATTTTCTGCTTACCACTCGGATTAATTGTGGCAAGAATTTTAACAGATAAACATTGGCGTCATGCTGGATAG
- the mmuM gene encoding homocysteine S-methyltransferase — MMTIFEEAKKGLVLDGAMADELQRQGTDLNSKLWTAAALIDQEEKVYQAHLSYFKAGANIVITDTYQANIPAFVKAGYSQEQASEFIKKAVKIAKKARDDYEKKTGIHNYVAGTVGPYGAYLADGNEYRGDYELSKQEYLDFHLSRLKLILSEHPDIIAIETQPKLSEVEALLDWLAQNEPKIPVYVSFTLKNKTSISDGTLLAKVAQTINKYEQVLGVGVNCVAPTLVSPALEVLNKNTSKPLIVYPNQGSSYNPEIKEWEEVKESFDFSKLTKKWYEKGARIIGGCCTTGPNEISQISKTLNQLKERR, encoded by the coding sequence ATGATGACAATTTTTGAAGAAGCTAAAAAAGGATTAGTACTTGATGGGGCAATGGCAGATGAGTTGCAAAGACAAGGAACAGATTTAAATAGTAAGCTTTGGACAGCGGCTGCATTAATTGATCAAGAAGAAAAAGTTTATCAAGCCCACTTAAGTTATTTTAAGGCAGGAGCCAATATTGTTATTACCGATACTTATCAAGCAAATATTCCAGCTTTCGTAAAGGCTGGTTACAGTCAAGAACAAGCCAGTGAATTTATCAAAAAAGCAGTTAAAATTGCTAAGAAAGCAAGAGATGATTATGAAAAGAAAACTGGTATTCATAACTATGTGGCAGGGACAGTAGGACCTTATGGAGCTTACTTGGCAGATGGAAATGAGTATCGAGGAGATTATGAATTAAGTAAGCAAGAATACTTAGATTTTCATTTATCAAGATTAAAGTTAATTCTATCTGAACATCCGGATATCATTGCAATTGAAACACAACCTAAATTAAGTGAAGTAGAGGCCTTACTCGATTGGCTAGCACAAAATGAACCAAAGATTCCAGTATATGTAAGTTTTACCTTAAAAAATAAAACTTCAATTAGTGACGGAACTTTGTTAGCTAAGGTTGCCCAAACCATTAATAAATATGAGCAAGTTCTTGGGGTGGGAGTTAATTGTGTAGCTCCAACCTTAGTATCACCAGCTTTAGAAGTTTTGAATAAAAATACTAGTAAGCCTTTAATTGTTTATCCTAATCAAGGATCAAGCTATAATCCTGAAATTAAAGAGTGGGAAGAAGTTAAAGAAAGTTTTGATTTTTCAAAATTAACTAAAAAATGGTATGAAAAAGGTGCCAGAATAATTGGAGGCTGTTGTACTACAGGCCCTAATGAAATTAGCCAAATTAGTAAAACTTTAAATCAACTTAAGGAAAGAAGGTAA